In a genomic window of Zingiber officinale cultivar Zhangliang chromosome 9B, Zo_v1.1, whole genome shotgun sequence:
- the LOC122023820 gene encoding autophagy-related protein 9-like isoform X2, whose product MRIMRKQNYLIAMLNKGVLAFSISSWVPGAGATVKSRITGKKNHLILPKILEWSLSWCIFQSMFDSKFCLRRDFLSNPTSLRKRLVYLGIGMFLISPCLLIFMLVHLFLRHAEQFYHHPSTASSRRWSNLSKWIFREFNEVDHLFMHRLNNSVVDASNYLKQFPSPLISILAKFVSFVSGGFAAILIIIAFLDESLLEGQIFGRNLFWYAAVFGTVTAISRAVITDELQARDPEGAMSLVVQNTHYMPKKWRGRENSDAVRAEFETLFQYTGMMLLEEMASIFVTPYLLIFVVPKHVDDILQFISNFTVYVHGVGDVCSFSSFDFQNHGNRNYASPSNAEQDKSSQGKMEKSFLSFKSTYPYWEPDMHGHQFLSNLHKFRERQTHLAYSRAIQDNTSDHPWDSMFRWNDKRELTQRFLSREVQQNTQGMSPRHNLDYLLSMNPSQRTHPYILDWYYTTILLNPASISTDFHPSAKEEIARPSDSMWSLQNKQLSEIVDTAWQSQFSDRLQSHMEASTSRPLFREDYDLRHPVLEPHNMNHWWNRSGPQLSVPQTSFMEPPTFGEQHLNFHHDNGSERSEEQAKSDVAADDEWEAPNSMFKTMYINNSDNDEAFNLHFTDEIGQSSIVETTNHDVMPSVSIPVRIIPSSNDPVWFRGK is encoded by the exons CAAATTTTGTCTTCGGAGGGATTTCCTATCCAACCCTACATCATTGAGAAAGAGACTTGTTTATCTTGGGATCGGAATGTTTCTCATATCACCATGCCTTCTGATCTTCATGCTAGTTCACCTTTTTCTAAGACACGCTGAACAGTTTTACCATCATCCAAGCACAGCATCATCTCGTAGGTGGTCTAACTTATCGAAATGGATTTTCAGAGAGTTCAATGAG GTGGATCATTTGTTTATGCATCGATTAAACAACAGTGTGGTAGATGCTTCAAATTATTTAAAACAGTTTCCATCCCCTCTAATTTCCATATTAGCCAAATTTGTTTCTTTCGTGTCTGGAGGCTTTGCTGCAATTCTAATTATAATTGCTTTCTTGGATGAATCTCTACTTGAGGGTCAA ATATTTGGTCGCAATTTGTTTTGGTATGCTGCTGTTTTTGGAACTGTCACTGCCATCAGTCGAGCTGTTATAACAGATGAACTTCAAGCTCGTGACCCAGAAGGTGCAATGTCTCTTGTCGTCCAAAACACACATTATATGCCCAAGAAGTGGCGTGGAAGAGAAAATAGTGATGCTGTTCGTGCAGAATTTGAAACCCTGTTTCAG TACACTGGGATGATGCTACTGGAAGAGATGGCATCCATTTTCGTTACTCCTTATTTGCTCATATTTGTTGTGCCGAAG CATGTTGATGACATTTTGCAATTTATTTCAAATTTCACGGTGTATGTTCATGGAGTTGGTGATGTATGCAG CTTTAGTTCGTTTGACTTCCAAAACCACGGAAACAGGAATTATGCTTCACCTTCTAATGCAGAGCAAGATAAGAGTTCTCAGGGCAAAATGGAAAAGTCATTTTTGAG CTTCAAGAGCACCTATCCATATTGGGAACCTGACATGCATGGCCATCAATTCCTGTCCAATCTTCACAAATTTAGGGAAAGGCAGACCCACCTTGCCTACTCCCGAGCTATTCAGGATAACACATCAGATCATCCATGGGACTCCATGTTCAGATGGAACGACAAACGTGAACTAACACAGAGATTCCTCTCAAGGGAAGTGCAGCAAAACACCCAGGGAATGTCTCCTCGTCACAACCTTGATTATTTGTTGTCAATGAATCCTAGTCAAAGGACTCATCCGTATATCCTGGATTGGTATTACACAACCATCTTGCTCAATCCAGCTAGCATTTCGACTGACTTCCATCCATCTGCCAAAGAAGAGATAGCCAGACCATCAGATTCTATGTGGTCACTGCAGAATAAACAATTAAGTGAAATTGTAGATACAGCCTGGCAATCTCAATTCTCAGATAGACTCCAAAGTCATATGGAGGCCTCTACATCCAGACCTTTATTCAGGGAGGACTATGATCTTCGACACCCAGTTTTGGAGCCTCACAATATGAACCATTGGTGGAATCGATCTGGCCCTCAGTTATCCGTTCCACAGACAAGTTTTATGGAGCCCCCAACCTTTGGTGAGCAACACCTGAATTTCCACCATGATAATGGATCTGAAAGAAGCGAGGAGCAAGCAAAGTCTGATGTTGCTGCCGACGATGAGTGGGAAGCCCCTAACTCCATGTTCAAGACAATGTACATCAACAACTCTGATAACGATGAGGCATTCAATCTTCATTTTACAGATGAAATAGGCCAGAGTTCTATTGTGGAGACCACTAATCATGATGTTATGCCATCCGTGAGCATTCCCGTGAGAATAATACCAAGCAGCAATGATCCAGTGTGGTTCAGAGGAAAATGA
- the LOC122023704 gene encoding uncharacterized protein LOC122023704 produces the protein MMGPDRRFHLRPDHLIRNGGFALFVAAVLVFTIIVATYQPEDPLLHPSSSSPSSKLTSFLTSTSNATFLADVSVLRTGEDFQNSSSASFPSSSASDTPVVGDAAPFIQISDIETTTAAPSVVAPVECDRGAPVDCSDRELFNVMMRAAIEGFQDIHFYRFGKPAAVPDASDVCDMAWRFRPRDANRPTLYKDYRRFHLVRSANCTLTVAKIGDYHSGVNARKRRRSKRGSGSAPTSEAVFEPKKNFPEAVESKTESVPVVGEAINDTLPVIESESTFSAGKYLVYSGGGDRCKSMNHYLWSFLCALGEAQYLNRTLVMDLNICLSSIYTGTNKDADGKDFRFYFDFEHLKDSASVIDQRQFWTDWGKWEKKDKLPLHFVDDLKVTPMNLAGVKDTLIMRKFGDVEPDNYWYRVCEGETEAVIQRPWNLLWKSRRLMEIVSAISTRLSWDFDSVHIVRGDKARNTQLWPNLARDTSPDSLLAILADKIDNGRRLYIATDEPDTSFFDPLKDKYTTYFLDDFKDLWNDTSEWYQETKELNNGVAVEFDGYMRVEVDTEVFLRGKKQLETFNDLTSDCKDGVNTCPATA, from the coding sequence ATGATGGGACCTGACCGGCGCTTCCATCTCCGCCCGGACCACCTCATCCGCAACGGCGGATTCGCCCTCTTCGTCGCCGCCGTCCTCGTCTTCACCATCATCGTCGCCACCTACCAACCCGAAGACCCCCTCCTCcacccctcctcctcctctccctccTCCAAACTCACCTCCTTCCTCACCTCCACCTCCAACGCCACCTTCCTTGCGGACGTCTCCGTCCTCCGCACCGGCGAAGACTTCCAGAACTCCTCTTCCGCCTCCTTCCCCTCCTCCAGCGCCTCCGACACCCCCGTCGTCGGCGACGCCGCCCCCTTCATCCAGATCTCCGACATCGAGACTACAACCGCTGCGCCCTCCGTCGTTGCTCCGGTCGAGTGCGACCGCGGCGCACCCGTTGACTGCTCTGACCGCGAGCTCTTCAACGTGATGATGCGCGCCGCCATAGAGGGCTTCCAGGACATCCATTTCTACCGCTTCGGAAAGCCGGCCGCCGTCCCGGACGCCTCCGACGTCTGTGATATGGCGTGGCGCTTCCGCCCTCGCGACGCCAACCGCCCCACGTTGTACAAGGACTACCGCCGCTTCCACCTCGTCAGATCCGCCAATTGCACCCTCACCGTCGCCAAGATCGGCGACTACCACTCGGGAGTCAACGCGCGCAAACGCCGCCGCTCCAAACGCGGATCTGGATCTGCCCCCACCAGCGAGGCCGTATTCGAACCCAAGAAGAACTTCCCAGAGGCCGTGGAGTCGAAGACAGAGTCGGTGCCCGTGGTCGGAGAAGCTATCAATGACACCCTCCCCGTGATTGAGTCGGAGTCCACCTTCAGCGCGGGCAAGTACCTCGTTTATTCCGGTGGCGGAGACCGCTGTAAGAGCATGAACCACTATCTGTGGAGTTTCCTCTGCGCGCTGGGAGAAGCCCAGTACCTAAATCGAACACTTGTCATGGATCTCAACATTTGCCTCTCCTCGATCTACACTGGTACGAACAAGGACGCCGACGGCAAGGACTTCCGGTTCTATTTCGACTTCGAGCACCTCAAGGACTCGGCTTCTGTGATCGACCAGCGCCAGTTCTGGACGGATTGGGGGAAATGGGAGAAAAAGGACAAGCTTCCCTTACACTTCGTGGACGACCTCAAGGTGACGCCTATGAACCTGGCTGGCGTCAAGGACACACTCATCATGAGGAAATTTGGAGACGTCGAGCCAGACAACTACTGGTATAGGGTTTGCGAAGGGGAGACCGAAGCCGTGATCCAGCGCCCATGGAACCTCCTCTGGAAGTCCCGGCGGCTGATGGAGATCGTCTCGGCCATCTCCACGCGCCTGAGTTGGGACTTCGACTCCGTCCACATCGTACGAGGGGACAAGGCGAGGAACACCCAGCTGTGGCCCAACCTCGCCAGGGACACCTCGCCTGATTCCCTGCTCGCGATTCTCGCCGACAAGATCGACAACGGAAGACGGTTGTACATCGCCACCGATGAGCCTGATACCTCCTTCTTCGACCCCCTCAAGGATAAGTATACCACCTATTTCCTAGACGACTTCAAAGATTTGTGGAACGATACTAGTGAGTGGTATCAGGAGACAAAGGAACTCAATAACGGTGTAGCTGTGGAATTCGATGGCTACATGAGGGTGGAAGTTGATACCGAAGTGTTCTTGAGAGGAAAGAAGCAGCTTGAGACCTTCAATGATCTAACCAGTGACTGCAAGGATGGTGTCAATACCTGCCCTGCTACTGCTTGA
- the LOC122023705 gene encoding uncharacterized protein LOC122023705 translates to MGTNRPLALTLRARRLRLLLLLLVFLCLSLLLGYAEGGKKKVSIPDDLDDVVDDEEDEDWKRWGQKRTTKADLQPPPDFSRMSPSEIQAEIMKRHTGPSLGFVKLRPGVPRSSDEVPVIAMRWSKVLRTGAVEVKFMAVDRNTIMFTMERGQDLEELKEFVLSQPEAYEMKVGEQLYRRAGDPPLDEVVASLHKEAEAKDSGEHDEL, encoded by the exons ATGGGGACGAACCGGCCTCTCGCGCTCACCCTTCGAGCTCGCCgcctccgcctcctcctccttctcctcgtcTTTCTGTGTTTGTCTCTGTTGCTGGGATATGCGGAGGGTGGGAAGAAGAAGGTGAGCATCCCTGATGACCTCGACGACGTGGTGGACGACGAGGAGGACGAGGATTGGAAGCGATGGGGCCAGAAGAGGACGACCAAGGCCGACCTCCAGCCGCCGCCGGACTTCTCCAGAATGAGCCCCTCAGAGATCCAGGCGGAGATAATGAAGCGCCACACCGGCCCTTCCCTTGGCTTCGTCAAGCTCCGGCCGGGCGTTCCCCGCTCCTCG GATGAGGTGCCAGTAATTGCTATGAGATGGAGCAAGGTTCTGAGAACTGGAGCTGTGGAGGTCAAGTTTATGGCTGTTGACCGCAATACCATCATGTTTACAATGGAAAGAGGCCAAGATTTGGAAGAG TTGAAAGAATTTGTTTTGAGCCAGCCAGAAGCATATGAGATGAAGGTTGGGGAACAGCTATATCGAAGAGCTGGTGATCCTCCACTCGATGAAGTGGTTGCTAGTTTGCACAAGGAAGCTGAAGCCAAAGACTCAGGTGAGCATGATGAGCTGTGA
- the LOC122024075 gene encoding uncharacterized protein LOC122024075 — protein MNLENDNLSRCVRHPAQLFIGFCPTCLVERLSNVGTAEQSVEEPRDTQSEIVEIPGVVPDVKSKTSEIRTRKTLQYLFQLGDDLDVDGTIRRVPDKTLPSTSNACEFEICTDDGNCSKDANVKISSCGGTKMMENDANSYEGITISAYIAKEISDSEKRKQKNGGVTLWLKLISAKKGFSWRTRSISKKEEMPDGKTSCVSEDNQSESNLNLRQSCDWMLCHNSSRNSWDPPRHSWDGSMVSRALACSFSCREERDHDLTRIKRDMHGETTGKCNQTIGGIGRCKVTTNVATADEKSISSDGIIQTLSVERLYEASQPGDDVSRIRGKKSRRLSKVWDWNIGNSFRDLVKKRDHILERSASETWYGRKSTNVESMENSGVLQNSGSGGSFRVNHSICRSMNAANADMKSERRMKNEFKLGRSRSVHYSSPGNLDYGLLRFYLTPLRSSRRSTSKVRRKNTHYFGRGIFGLS, from the coding sequence ATGAACCTGGAAAATGATAACCTCTCTAGGTGTGTCAGACATCCGGCTCAGCTCTTCATTGGGTTCTGTCCGACTTGCTTGGTTGAGAGGTTGTCAAATGTAGGAACTGCTGAACAGAGTGTGGAAGAGCCTAGAGACACACAGAGTGAAATAGTTGAGATCCCAGGGGTAGTTCCTGATGTCAAGAGTAAAACTAGTGAAATCAGGACTAGAAAGACTCTCCAATATTTGTTTCAACTGGGCGATGATTTGGATGTTGACGGAACTATACGTCGTGTGCCAGACAAAACTTTGCCATCGACTTCAAATGCTTGTGAATTTGAAATTTGCACTGATGATGGCAATTGCTCTAAGGATGCTAACGTCAAAATCAGCTCTTGTGGAGGAACTAAGATGATGGAGAATGATGCCAATTCTTATGAAGGGATTACTATTAGTGCTTATATTGCCAAAGAGATCAGTGACTCCGAAAAGAGGAAgcaaaagaatggaggtgtaacTCTTTGGCTCAAATTGATATCTGCAAAGAAGGGATTTTCATGGAGAACAAGGAGCATTTCAAAGAAGGAAGAAATGCCCGATGGTAAAACTAGTTGTGTGTCTGAGGATAATCAGTCAGAAAGCAATCTTAACTTACGGCAATCTTGTGACTGGATGTTATGTCATAATTCGAGCAGGAACTCCTGGGACCCTCCTAGACATTCATGGGATGGTTCAATGGTGAGCAGGGCGTTGGCATGTTCATTTTCTTGCCGTGAAGAACGGGACCATGATTTGACAAGAATTAAGAGAGACATGCATGGTGAAACCACTGGAAAATGCAACCAAACTATTGGTGGCATTGGCAGATGCAAAGTTACTACTAATGTGGCTACGGCTGATGAGAAATCCATTTCCTCTGATGGCATCATACAAACTCTTTCTGTTGAGAGACTTTATGAAGCATCTCAACCAGGGGACGACGTCTCAAGAATTAGAGGGAAAAAGTCTCGCCGATTGAGCAAGGTTTGGGATTGGAATATAGGTAATTCTTTCCGGGACTTGGTAAAAAAGCGTGATCATATATTGGAGAGGTCTGCATCAGAGACCTGGTATGGACGTAAGAGTACTAACGTGGAAAGCATGGAAAATAGTGGTGTATTGCAAAATAGTGGTTCTGGTGGTTCTTTTAGAGTGAATCATAGTATATGTCGAAGTATGAATGCCGCTAATGCTGATATGAAGTCTGAACGgcgaatgaaaaatgaattcaagcTTGGCCGTAGCCGAAGTGTCCATTATTCTTCTCCAGGTAACCTTGACTATGGACTCCTACGCTTCTACCTCACTCCACTGAGAAGCAGTAGAAGAAGTACGAGTAAGGTTAGGAGAAAAAACACACATTATTTTGGGAGAGGCATCTTTGGTTTGTCTTAA